The Oncorhynchus mykiss isolate Arlee chromosome 22, USDA_OmykA_1.1, whole genome shotgun sequence sequence ACTGGCCACACTGTGACTGTGCTATAGAGAAATAAAGACTGGCCACACTGTGACTGTGCTATAGAGAAATAAAGACTGGCGCCACTGTGACTGTGCTATAGAGAAATAAAGACTGGCCACACTGTGACTGTGCTATAGAGAAATAAAGACTGGCCCCACTGTGACTGTGCTATAGAGAAATAAAGACTGGCCCCACTGTGACTGTGCTATAGAGAAATAAAGACTGGCCCCACTGTGACTGTGCTATAGAGAAATAAAGACTAGCCACACTGTGACTGTGCTATAGAGAAATAAAGACTGGCCCCACTGTAACTGTGCTATAGATAAATAAAGACTGGCGCCACTGTGACTGTGCTATAGAGAAATAAAGACTGGCCCCACTGTGACTGTGCTATAGAGAAATAAAGACTGGCCCCACTGTGACTGTGCTATAGATAAATAAAGACTGGCGCCACTGTGACTGTGCTATAGAGAAATAACACATTCAGGATGAGTATAGGCTATACAGTAGAAGTATATTTAATACAATTACAATTATAACTGTCATTATTTATAAATGGTTGGAATTAATCTGTATCGATAAAGTTGAATTTCACATAGCAGACCTATGGGGACAGGCATGGTCCACATGAACATATATAGCAGAGCTATGGGAACAGGCATAGTCTACATGAACATATATAGCAGAGCTATGGGGACAGGCATGGTCCACATGAACATATATCGCAGAGCTATGGGGACAGGCATGGTCCACATGAACATATATAGCAGAGCTATGGGGACAGGCACGGTCTACATGAACATATATAGCAGAGCTATGGGGACAGGCATGGTCTACATTAACATGCTATATAACATGCTATataactgttacagacctatatctatccgaccctgcctttctaaggtcttcgaaagccaagttaacaaacagatcacctacCATTTTGAATCcatgcaacagtttgggtctggagtgtctccccctttgaagagggggatgacggcagcagctttccaatctttgggaatctcagacgatacgaaagcgAGGTTGAACATGCtcgtaataggggttgcaacaattgcgggaatcattttagaaagagagggtccagattgtctagcccggctgatttataggggtccagattttgccgctCTTTAAGAACAtccgctatctggatttgggtgaaggagaaatggggaggcttgggcaagttgatgtggggggtgcagagctgttgaccggggtaggggtagccaggtggaaagcatggccagccgtagaaaaatgcttattgaaattctcgattatcggtggtgacagtgttaccgAGCCTCAGTggagtgggcagctgggaggaggagctcttattctccatggacttagcagtgtcccagaacgttttggagtttgtgctacaggatgcaaatgtctgtttaaaaaagctagcctttgctttcctaaccaagtcctaaagcaatgggacacCATACAtcgttctcagattattaccaatcccacaaggtatatttttaacacccagaaaaggctactcttcttgatgttatcctcacaaacaATCCTAacaggtatcagtctggtgttttctggaaTGACCTTGATCACTgtttttacagcctgtgttcgtaatggctgctcagtgaaacgacctgtcctgaattgtcatagacgcttgctaaaaaactttactGAGCCAGCCTTCCCTCATGAACTGGCCTCtataaaatggtatagaatcaccttgatcccctctgtcgaagacgcttggaccttcttttttttatattttcagtggtattgttaacacaCCCCCATGAataaaatgagaattaaaaacaggttcagcccctggttcgaccgtgatcttgcagagttactccacctcaagaattgcatttcgcgaaaggctcggcacacgcatactcagtctgactggctctcgttcaggcaaatgagaaatacgtgcactcaggctatccagaaggctaaagttagttactttaaggagcagttctctctctgtgggtctaaccccaagaagttctggataACGttgaaagacctggagaataaatcctcctcctcacagctgcccatgtccctagaagttgatgatgtggttgttactgacaagaagcacatggctgagctctttaatcaccacttcattaagtcaggattccatgcctccttgcctatccaacatttcctcatctcgcACCCATTCTAATGCGACTGTCCCtgatgcttctctctctttttcctgtgCACTGCTACAAAgattctccctgcaggcagtcactgagtatGAGGTGATtaaggagctcctgaaacttgaccctCTCCAAAatatctgggtcagatggtttaaaCCCTTCCTTCTTTAAGGTTGCCcatatcatcgccaagcctatctccaaccttttAACCgatctctcctttctggggaggttcccattgcttggaaggcagccacggttcgtcctttatttaaaggggagatcaagctgatcctaattgtcataggcctatttctatttttccctgtttatcaaaagtgttggaaaaacttgccAATAATCagctgactggctttcttgatgtctatagtattctctctggtatgcaatctggtttctgctcaggttatggatgtatcactgcaaccttaaaggtccttaatgatgtcaccattgcccttgattctaagcaatgttgtgctgctatttttattgacttggccaaagcttctGATACAGTACACCATttcattcttgtgggccggctaaggagtattggtgtctctgagggacCTTTGGCCTGGTTTGCAAACTACCCCTCTCAAAGAGTGCAATGTTTAAAGTCCGAACATCTGCTATCTCAgctactgcctgtcaccaagggagtacaccAAGGCTCAAccctaggccccacactcttctcaatatacatatgtacagtgcattcagaaagtattcggaccccttgactttttccacattttattacgttacagccttattctaaaattgattaaaaaaacaaacgtttccctcatcaatctacacccataatgacaaagcaaaaacagattttttgaaatttttgcaaatgtatataaaaaaaaatgaaatcacaTTTTCATAAgaattcagatcctttactcagtactttgttaaagcacctttggcagatatttaagcctggagtcttcttgggtatgatgctacaagcatggcacacctgtatttggggagttcttcccattcttctctgcagatcctctcaagctctgtcaggttggatggggagcattgctgcacagctattttcagttttCAGGCttctccaaagatgtttgatctggatctggctaggccactcaaagacattcaaagaattgtcccgaagccactcctgcgttgtctggctgtgtgcttcgggttgttatcctgttggaaggggaatcTTCGtcccagcctgaggtcctgagcgctctcaaatcaaattgaatcaaaatgtattggtcacatacacacggttagcagatgttattgcaagtgtagcgaaatgcttgtgcttctagtttcgacagtgcagcaatatctaacaagtcatctaacaattccacaacaactacctaatacacacaaatctaagtaaaggaatggaataagaatatataaatatatggatgaataatgaggcataggcaagatggtataaaatacagtatatacatatgagatgagtaatgcaagatatgcaaccattattaaagtggcattattaaagtgactagtgatcaattcattaaagtggccaatgatttcaagtctgtatgtaggcagcagcgtctctatgttagtgatggctgtctaacagtctaatggccttgagatagaagctgtttttcagtctctcgatcacCGGGttggatgcacctgtactgacctcgccttctggtagcggggtgaacaggcagtggctcgggtggttgttgtccttgatgatctttttggccttcctgtgacattgggtgctgtaggtgtcctggagggcaggtaagtagcgttgtgcagaccgcaccaccctttggagagccttgaggttgagggcggtgcagttgccgtaccaggtggtgatacagcccgacaggatgttctcaattgtgcatctgtaaacgtttgtaagggtttttaggtgacaagccacatttcttccacctcctgaggttgaagaggtgctgttgagccttcttcaccacagtctgtgtgggtggaccatttcagtttgttagtAATGTATACGCAGAGGAACATCAAACTGataggtaaggtggaggtgatatgatccttgactagtctcaaagcacttcatgatgtgagtgctacggggcgatagtcatttagttcagttacctttgcattcttgggtacaggaacaatggtggccatacTGAAGCATATGGGGACAGTAGActtggatagggagagattgaacatgtcCGTAAACACTTCAGCCAGCtgttctgtgcatgctctgaggacgcggctggggatgccatctgggccagcagccttgtgagggttaacatgtttaaatgtcttactcacgtcggccacggagaaggagagcccacagtccttggtagcgggctgcATCGGTGGAACTGTAttttcctcaaagcgggcgaggtgtttagtttgtctggaagcaagatgttGGTGTCGGTGACGTGGCTGGTGTTCCTTTTAATGGTCACAGTAGtgacaacatctcctatacacttccttataaactcactcaacgaatcagcgtattcgtcaatgttgttgtttgacgcaacatatcccagtccacgtgatggaagcagtcttggagctttggaatcagattggtcggaccagcattgaacagacctgtgcaactgggtactggacttcctgacgggccgcccccaggtggtgagggtaggtaacaacatctccaccccgctgatcctcaacactggggccccacaagggtgcgttctgagccctctcctgtactccctgttcacccacgactgcatggccacgcacgcctccaactcaatcatcaagtttgcgacgacactacagtggtaggcttgattaccaacaacgacgagacggcctacagagaggaggtgagggccctctgagtgtggtgtcaggaaaataacctcacactcaacgtcaacaaaactaaggagatgattgtggacttcaggaaacagcagagggaacacccccctatccacatcgatgggacagtagtggagagggtagtaagttttaagttcctctgtgtacacatcacagacagcatcgtccacccacacagacagcattgtgaagaaggcgcagcagtgcctcttcaacctcaggaggctgaagaaatttggcttgtcaccaaaagcttctacagatgcacaatcgagagcatcctgtcgggctgtatcaccgcctggtacggcaactgctccgcccacaaccgtaaggctctccagagggtagtgaggtctgcacaacgcatcaccgggggcaaactacctgccctccaggacacctacaccacccgatgtcacaggaaggccataaagatcatcaaggacaacaaccacccgagccactgcctgttcaccccgctatcatccagaaggcgaggtcagtacaggtgcatcaaagctgggaccgagagactgaaaaacagcttctatctcaaggccatcagactgttaaacagccaccactaacattgagtggctgctgccaacacactgactcaactccagccactttaataatgggaattgatgtaaaatatatcactagccactttaaacaatgctacttaatataatgtttacataccctacattattcaactcatatgtatacgtatatactgtactctatatcatctactgcatctttatgtaacacatgtatcactagccactttaaactatgccactttgtttacataccctacattactcatctcatatgtatatactgtacttgataccatctactgcatcttgcctatgccgctctgtaccatcactcattcatatgtctttatgtacatattctttatccctttacacttgtgtgtataaggtggtagttttggaattgttagttagattactcattggttattactgcattgtcggaactagaagcacaagcatttcgctacacttgcattaacatctgctaaccatgtgtatgtgacaaatacatttgatttgatttgatcttttatttgattttgatttgatttacatcaatattattctctgaggcaacccggaacatatcccagtccgcttGATCAAAACAACCTTGAaccgtggattccgattggtcagaccaaagttgaatagtccttagcacggctacttcctgtttgagtttctgcctataggaaggtaggagcaaaatggagtcgtgttCAGATAtgccgaaaggagggtggggaggaCCTTGTATGCATtgaggaagttagagtagcagtgatccagtatTTTTCCAGCGCGAGTGCTACAGTTGATATGTTGATAGAATTTCAGTatccttgttctcaaatttgccttgttaaaatccccagctacaataaatgcagcctcaggatatatggtttccagtttgcataaagtccagtgaagttccttgagggccatcgtggtatcagcttgaggggggatatacatggctgtgacaataaccgaaGATAATTTTCTTGGAAGATAATACGGTCGGattttgattgtgaggaattcttgGTCAGGTGAACAgagggacttgagttcctgtatgttgttacaattacaccacgagtcgttaatcatgaaacatatacccctgcccttcttcttcccagagagatgtttattcctgtcggcgcgatgcacaAAGAATCTAGGTGGCTGTACAGACTCCAACAGCATATACAtaccgagagagccatgtttccgtgaaacagagtatgttacaacccctgatgtctctctggaaagcaacccttgccctcATTTCATcgaccttgttatctagagactggacattagtgagtaatatactcggaagcggtgggtggtgtacaAGCCTCtgaagtctgaccagaagaccgctctgtcttcctcttctccctggcaatgttgttttgggtcagcctctggaatcagttcaaatgccctgggtggtTCGGACAAAGGAtacgcttcgggaaagtcgtattcctggtcgtgctgctgatatccaatagttcttcccggctgtatataaaaacacttaagattttctgggctaacaatgtaagaaataagttctaaaaaatgaaatactgcaaagtttcctaaggattagaagcgaggcagccctctctgtcggcACCATCTTGATGATACTGACGCTCAGAACTAAAGTTTCACGTAATAGGTCAGCTGCTTGATTAAAGGGGCAGTGGAGTTAAAAATTGGATTTCCTGTATTTTTTAAGGATATAAACTTTTGAATCTTTTTAAAAACTAAAATACACtacgtttgcatttcctgctcttcaggaaaattctcagcaacaaaagagtgatcaaattaagatcctacatctgtatgcatCCAGTTACTATGCTATCTGGAATAATATGGCAGAGTTCATGTCCTCTAACCTTTCCCTCTGTGTGTCTTTTTCTTTGTTTCTCTGTAGGTGTGGTGCAGGAAAGCCAAACAGCAGTTCCAAACAGCAGCAGAGACAGAGCTGATAGAGTGGGGGGAGGGGGACCATGAGGAGGAGTTCTCCCCCAGCGGAGCCGGGGCCAATCCCAGAGTTCTCAAGCCCCTGAGGCTGTTCGCTAGGGGGGTCCCTGGAGCCCCCGGGTCCGTCGGGACCCCCAGCCTTAAACGCAACCCCATCAGGGAGATGACATACCTAGAGAGCATGGAGGACTTCTGGGATTGGTTATCCAACCAGACAGATGTTCAGGCCAGCCAGGCAAGAACCAAGCGACGACCCATCATCAAGACAGGCAAGTTTAAGAAGATGTTTGGCTGGGGAGACTTCCATTCCAACATTAAGACTGTCAAACTCAACCTGCTGATCACCGGGAAGATCGTGGACCACGGTAACGGAACGTTCAGTGTTTACTTCCGCCATAACTCCACTGGCCTGGGGAACGTGTCGGTGAGTCTGGTGCCGCCGTCTAAAGTGGTGGATTTTGAGATATCTCAGCATTCCACACTGGAGACCAAAGACTCTAAAGCTTTCAACTGTCGTATCGAGTATGAGAAGACCGACCGCAACAAGAAGACGGCTCTGTGCAGCTTCGACTCCTCCAAGGTGTGTTACCAGGAACAGACACAGAGCCACGTTTCCTGGCTCTGCTCTAAGCCCTTTAAAGTCATCTGCATCTACATCGCCTTCTACAGTGTGGACTACAAACTGGCGCAGAAGGTCTGCCCGGACTACAACTACCATAGTGACACTCCCTACTCTTCCACTGGCTGAAGGTCTGCCGGACTACAACTACCATAAGGACACTCCCTACTCCTCCACTGGCTGAAGGTCTGCCCGGACTACAACTACCATAATGACACTCCCTACTCCTCTACTGGCTGAAGGTCTGCGAGACTACAGCTACCATAATGACACTCCCTACTCTTCCACTGGCTGAAGGTCTGCCCTGGACTACAGCTACCATAATGACACTCCCTACTCTTCCACTGGCTGAAGGTCTGCCGGACTACAACTACCATAATGACACTCCCTACTCCTCCACTGGCTGAAGGTCTGCCGGACTACAACTACCATAATGACACTCCCTACTCCTCACTGGCTGAAGGTCTGCCGGACTACAACTACCATAATGACACTCCCTACTCCTCCACTGGCTGAAGGTCTGCCGGACTACAACTACCATAATGACACTCCCTACTCCTCCACTGGCTGAAGGTCTGCCGGACTACAACTACCATAATGACACTCCCTACTCCTCCACTGGCTGATCCCGTCTGTAGCATGTACCTGTTAGTTTGACCAAGTATGACCAACCCTGTTTGACTTTTGAAAAGAAAAAGTTTATAACCAACCCTGCTTCTGTTCCGGTTGACCGTTGGGGCCAACCGTTCTGTTAGTTTGACCACAATATGGCCTACCATTCTCTTAGTTTTAATACAATATGACCAACCCTGGCCGAACGTTCTGTTAGTTTGACCACAATATGACCAACCCTGGCCGACCGTTCTGTTAGTTTGACCACAATATGGCCAACCCTGGTCGACCATTCTGTTAGTTTGACCACAATATGACCAACCCTGGTCGACCATTCTGTTAGTTTGACCACAATATGACCAACCCTATCGGACCGTTCTGTTAGTTTATCCACAATATGACCAACCCTAGCCGACCGTTCTGTTAGTTTGACCACAATATGACCAACCCTGGTTCGATTGGCCAAGCCAATccttctgttcctcctcctcatccccacAATGTGTTCTTAGTAAATCCCAGTCCATTAGAACAGTCCAGGTGTGTGGTAATGGGGTAGACCATAGACTCTCACTACTACATGACACCCTGCAGATCTGTACAACAATGTCAATGTCAAATCACTTCTCAAATCACATTTTAAtcacatatacagttgaaatttacatacaccttagccaaactcagtttttcacaattcctgacatttactcctagtaaaaattccccgtcttaggtcagttaggatcaccactttattttaagaatgtgaaatgtcagaataatattagagtgatttatttcagctttcatttatttcatcacattccagtaggtcagaagtttacagacactcaattagtttttgatagcattgcctttaaattgtttaacttgggtcaaacgtttcggatatccttccacaagcttcccgcacTAAGTCGGGTGAATTTTgacctgagtcaggtttgtaagacctccttgctcgcacacactctaagttctgcccacaaattttctataggattgacggccactccaataccttgactttgttgtccttaagccattttgccacaactttggaagtatgcttggtgtcattgtccatttggaagacccatttgcgaccaagctttaacttcctgactgatgtcttgagatgttgcttcaatatatccacatcattgtcctcatgaagccatctattttgtgaagtgcaccagtccctcctgcagcaaagcacccccacaacatgatgctgctactctcgtgcttcacagttgggatggtgttcttcggcttgcaaacctcccccttttccctccaaacataacgatggtcattacggccaatcagttctatttttgtttcatcagactagaggacatttctccaaaaagtacgatctttgtccccatatgaagttgcaaaccatagtctggatttttaatgtcagttttggagcagtggcttttctTTGCTGattgacctttcaggttatgtctatataggactcgttttactgtggctatagatacttttgtacctgtttcctccagcatcttcacaaggtcctttgatgttgtgctgggattgatttgcaattttcgcaccaaagtacgttaatctctaggagacagaacgcgtctccttcctgtgcAGTATGACGGctacatggtcccatggtgtttatacttgtgtactattgtttgtacagatgaacgtggtaccttcaggcatttggagattgctcccaaggatgaaccagacttgtggaggtaaacaattgttttctgaggtcttggctgattttaattttttttcccatgatgtcaagcaaagagtttgaaggttgtccttgaaatacatccacaggtacacctaaaattgactcaaattatgtcaattagcctatcagaagcttctaaagccatggcataattttctggaattttccaagctgtttaaatgcacagtcaatttagtgtatgtacacttctgacccactggaattgtgatacagtgaattataagtgaaataatctgtctgtctgtaaacaattgttggaaaaattacttgtgtcatgcacaaagtagatgtcctaaccgacttgccaaaactatagttagttaacaagaaatttgtggagtggttgaaaaattagttttaatgactccaacctccaaggacatgtaaacttccaacttcaactgtatataacaaCATGAGTTATAGGAGAGTGGTCTGATAACAATAGAAGATACAGGAGTTATGGGAGAGGTGTCTGATAACAATAGAAGATATAGGAGAGGAGTCTGAAAACAATATAAGATACAGGAGTTATAGGAGAGGTGTCTGGTAACAATAGAAGATACAGGAGTTATGGGAGAGGTGTCTGATAACAATAGAAGATAAAGGAGTTATAGGAGAGGTGTCTGATAACAATAGAAGGTACAGGAGTTATAGGAGAGGTGTCTGATAACAATAGAAGGTACAGGAGTTATAGGAAAGGTGTCTGATAACAATAGAAGGTACAGGAGTTATGGGAGAGGTTTCTGATAACAATAGAAGATACAGGAGTTATAGGAGAGGTGTCTGATAACAATAGAAGGTACAGGAGTTATAGGAGAGGTGTCTGATAACAATAGAAAATACAGGAGTTATAGGAGAGGTGTCTCTGATAACAATAGAAGGTACAGGAGTTATGGGAGAGGTTTCTGATAACAATAGAAGATACAGGAGTTATGGGAGAGGTGTCTGATAACAATAGAAGATACAGGAGTTATAGGAGAGGTGTCTCTGATAACAATAGAAGGTACAGGAGTTATGGGAGAGGTGTCTGATAACAATAGAAGGTACAGGAGTTATGGGAGAGGTGTCTGAtaacaggtacaggtacaggacagatatacagttcaaaagttttggtcacttagaaatgtccttgtttttgaaagaaaagcacatatttttgtccattaacataacatcaaattgatcagaaatacagtgtagacatggttaatgttgtaaatgactattgtagctggaaactgcagatttttaatggaacagaggcacattatcagcaaccatcactcctgtgttccaatggcacgttgtgttagctaatccaagtttatcattttaaaaggctaattgatcattagaaaatccttttgcaattatgttagcacagctgaaaactgttcttctgattaaagaagcaataaaactggctgcCTTTAGACCagttgtgtatctggagcatcagcatttgtgcgttcgattacaggctcaaaatggccagaaacaagtctattcttgttctgagaaatgaaggcgagaacttgccaagaaactgaagatctcgtacaatgctgtttcctattcccttcacagaacggTGCAAACTGGCGCCTAaccagaaaagaaagaggagtgggaggccccactgagcaagaggacaagtacatcagagtgtctagtttgagaaacagacagttgaggacttgtgaggcatctgtttctcaaactagacacgctAATGTATTCCATTAACATTTGTTAGAGAGGGGAATGATCAAACACTCCAAgttaaaatacttattttctggaATGACAACATGACAGTGAtcatggagcagagataaactgGCGATATTGTGAGATATGACATGAGGTGTATGGGGTAGTACTGATGTTACAGTTCTGCTCTCAAGGACACACATGCCCTTGAGAGTTATTTCCCCAAACTCTCAAAACACTGACAATAATAAAGACAGATGGTACTCTGTCCGCTGCATAAATGTTGCTTTTCCTCTTCACACACTAGACTGCCTCCAAGGCAGAAGGATAAAGGCTCTGGGATTCTATCACCTCATGTAATGTACAGTGCGTGgcaaaagtatttagacccctcgatttcttcacattttgtgttacaatgtgagattaaaatgtatttcattgTCAACAATCTACTCAAAACAGTCTGTCAAAGTGTAATAAAAATGTGATAACTAAATATATGTTAAGTAAGTTTTCAGCCCCTTTGTTCtggcctaaattagttcaggagtaaaatttgTCTTAGCAAATCACATGGACTAACTCTGTGTGAAATCataggggttgacatgatttttgaatggctaacccttcctctgtcccccatacatacatctgtaaggtcccttagtctagtagtgaatggctaacccttcctctgtcctccatacatacatctgtaaggtcccttagtctagtagtgaatggctaacccttcctctgtctcccatacatacatctgtaaggtcccttagtcaactattgaatttcaagcacagattcaactacaaaaacCAGGGAGATTTTGGAAAGCCTCATAAAGAACCACAGTGAATGGCTAACaataaatcagacattgaatatctctttaaacATGGTCATGTTAATTATTATTCTGTGTATTATGTATTAAACCACTCAGACACATCACAGATAAAGTTGgacttctgaactgagctgcaggacaggagtgaaactgc is a genomic window containing:
- the LOC110501893 gene encoding neurexophilin-2; the protein is MKTPRSFLFIFLLYHVWCRKAKQQFQTAAETELIEWGEGDHEEEFSPSGAGANPRVLKPLRLFARGVPGAPGSVGTPSLKRNPIREMTYLESMEDFWDWLSNQTDVQASQARTKRRPIIKTGKFKKMFGWGDFHSNIKTVKLNLLITGKIVDHGNGTFSVYFRHNSTGLGNVSVSLVPPSKVVDFEISQHSTLETKDSKAFNCRIEYEKTDRNKKTALCSFDSSKVCYQEQTQSHVSWLCSKPFKVICIYIAFYSVDYKLAQKVCPDYNYHSDTPYSSTG